From one Gracilibacillus salinarum genomic stretch:
- a CDS encoding YqcI/YcgG family protein: MESFKRKMTDRQHPFPCIPATIGFSTNQLRYGFAGDPADHSTIQDVAALLSAYTKQSTTNGRYTSLIIFFQSSDKPELSPSVENFEKLFWNLLERLSKYDEREWPTDIPTDPHDPVWEYCFQGERYFMFCGTPAHKNRVSRQFDSFMLAITPRWVLEQFNASPKHAAKIKQQVRKRINDYDLLSVHPALNSYGESDNFEWKQYFLRDDDSSIQQCPFHR; encoded by the coding sequence ATGGAAAGTTTTAAACGTAAAATGACTGATCGGCAACATCCATTTCCCTGTATCCCAGCTACCATTGGTTTTTCGACAAATCAATTACGCTATGGCTTTGCAGGTGACCCTGCTGATCATTCAACCATTCAAGATGTAGCAGCATTGCTTTCAGCATACACTAAACAATCAACAACTAACGGCCGTTATACTTCGCTTATTATATTCTTTCAATCCTCCGATAAACCTGAACTTTCCCCATCAGTAGAAAACTTTGAAAAACTTTTTTGGAATCTTTTAGAACGACTAAGCAAATATGACGAGAGGGAATGGCCAACTGATATTCCGACAGATCCTCATGATCCCGTCTGGGAGTATTGCTTTCAAGGAGAACGATACTTCATGTTTTGCGGCACACCGGCGCATAAGAATCGAGTGAGCAGGCAATTTGACAGTTTTATGCTCGCCATCACCCCTCGATGGGTATTAGAACAATTTAACGCTTCTCCGAAACATGCAGCAAAGATAAAACAACAAGTCAGAAAGCGGATAAATGACTATGATCTGCTCTCTGTTCATCCTGCATTAAACAGCTACGGCGAATCTGATAACTTTGAATGGAAACAATATTTTTTACGTGATGACGACAGTTCAATACAACAATGCCCTTTCCATCGATAA
- a CDS encoding type 1 glutamine amidotransferase domain-containing protein → MTKQVLMVVTNHTKISDQHKTGLWLEEFAVPYLVFKEKGYHIKVTSIEGGEVALDPNSVEDKPEWKEAEAQLKHTAKVSKEDADEFDAIFLPGGHGTMFDFPENETLQYLLQQFAEGNRIIGSVCHGPAGLVNATYQDGTPIVKDKHVTSFTDSEEKEMQLDQYMPFLLESKIRENGARFFAKENWSDHAIRDGFLVTGQNPQSSKSTAEKVVEALEA, encoded by the coding sequence TTGACAAAGCAAGTGTTAATGGTTGTTACCAATCACACAAAGATCAGTGATCAGCATAAAACAGGACTTTGGTTAGAAGAATTTGCTGTTCCCTATTTAGTTTTTAAAGAAAAAGGATACCATATAAAAGTAACAAGTATCGAAGGTGGGGAAGTAGCATTAGATCCGAACAGTGTGGAAGACAAGCCTGAATGGAAGGAAGCAGAAGCGCAACTGAAGCACACGGCAAAAGTCAGTAAAGAAGACGCAGATGAATTTGACGCGATCTTTCTGCCAGGTGGTCATGGAACGATGTTTGATTTTCCAGAAAATGAAACATTACAATATTTGCTTCAGCAGTTTGCAGAAGGTAATCGGATCATTGGTTCGGTTTGTCACGGGCCAGCGGGTTTAGTGAACGCCACATATCAAGATGGTACGCCAATAGTGAAAGATAAACATGTTACTTCCTTTACAGATAGCGAAGAAAAAGAAATGCAATTAGATCAATATATGCCTTTCTTACTGGAATCCAAGATTCGTGAAAATGGCGCTCGTTTCTTTGCGAAAGAAAACTGGTCTGATCACGCGATTAGAGACGGTTTTTTAGTTACAGGACAAAATCCACAATCCAGTAAAAGTACAGCGGAAAAAGTAGTGGAGGCATTAGAAGCATAA
- a CDS encoding zinc ribbon domain-containing protein, which produces MSQQGCVKCGSRNANQKEVAMTGTGLSKMFDVQNNQFLVVYCEDCGYSEFYNKQATKGSNILDLFFG; this is translated from the coding sequence ATGAGCCAACAAGGTTGTGTAAAATGTGGAAGTAGAAATGCTAATCAAAAAGAGGTGGCAATGACAGGCACAGGGTTATCCAAAATGTTTGATGTGCAAAACAATCAATTTTTAGTCGTATATTGTGAGGATTGCGGTTATTCAGAGTTTTATAATAAACAAGCTACTAAAGGATCCAATATCCTCGATTTATTTTTTGGATAA
- a CDS encoding DUF4145 domain-containing protein, whose product MEDVKQNYFYYFLNEVSFDLAAIARELEFSVFSSPRTMLTHTRAFIENIVQRVLRIESIDAGSSNNLKNRIKILQLKGLVTDDPCEALDRIRQLGNQAAHQVRAFRYREALEAWEDLYIVMKWYVEVYGSPSIIVPAYQEPCLATDHQYDFQELELKLHALEQRLVDHFQLMTETEAEDVRHQHHEEAVSLPGEIIIRTITYKHQSIDIPYFLRDVFLLPQRFEQSTRFMVALGGVQQARIMSELPEDLEDISKCVKRYKVENEQLMFQDLVRFVEQEWTRRKITHQRPGELLLFFRNQYLIMTERLANIPLTDAYFSGFPYFLRQMHHDGIEYVGQLPQELFILAKYDRVGSTTVEKFFMQIQALAQENNDINH is encoded by the coding sequence ATGGAAGATGTGAAACAGAACTATTTTTATTATTTTCTTAATGAAGTGTCCTTTGATCTAGCTGCGATTGCGCGAGAATTAGAATTTAGCGTGTTTTCAAGTCCGAGAACTATGTTAACTCACACACGAGCATTTATTGAGAATATTGTACAGCGAGTATTACGAATAGAAAGTATCGATGCTGGGTCATCTAACAATCTAAAAAATCGGATCAAGATTTTGCAGTTGAAAGGGTTGGTCACAGACGACCCATGTGAAGCCTTGGATCGAATTCGACAGTTAGGCAACCAAGCGGCTCATCAGGTACGTGCATTTCGTTATCGTGAAGCATTAGAAGCTTGGGAAGATTTATACATTGTAATGAAGTGGTATGTGGAGGTGTATGGATCACCTTCCATTATCGTCCCAGCCTATCAGGAACCATGCCTTGCAACTGATCATCAATACGACTTTCAAGAATTAGAGCTGAAATTACATGCATTGGAACAACGTCTTGTAGATCATTTTCAATTGATGACTGAAACAGAAGCAGAAGATGTAAGACACCAACACCATGAAGAAGCTGTCAGCCTTCCTGGAGAAATCATTATTCGTACGATTACTTATAAACATCAATCCATCGATATACCTTATTTTTTGCGTGATGTATTTTTATTGCCGCAACGCTTTGAACAATCCACCAGATTTATGGTAGCTTTAGGTGGTGTCCAGCAAGCTCGGATTATGAGTGAGCTTCCTGAAGACTTGGAAGACATTTCAAAGTGTGTAAAACGGTATAAGGTCGAAAATGAGCAGTTGATGTTTCAAGATTTAGTTCGATTCGTCGAGCAGGAATGGACTAGAAGAAAAATTACTCATCAACGACCTGGTGAGCTTTTATTATTTTTCCGTAATCAATACCTTATTATGACAGAACGATTGGCCAACATTCCGTTAACGGACGCATATTTTTCAGGCTTTCCTTATTTCTTAAGGCAAATGCACCATGACGGTATCGAATACGTTGGACAGTTGCCTCAGGAGTTATTTATATTGGCTAAATACGATCGTGTAGGCTCCACAACGGTTGAAAAATTCTTTATGCAAATACAGGCACTGGCACAGGAGAACAACGATATTAATCATTAA
- a CDS encoding patatin-like phospholipase family protein — MNNTGLVLEGGGSRGVFTAGVLNFLMEQDIYIPYVIGVSSGACNGSSYISRQLERNRMVNIDYVSHPDYLSLRNWVTKRQLFGMDFLFDTLPNQLVPFDYQTFQAAKEEFVVGTTDCLTGEPVFYSKTDYAQDMMTVIRASSSLPVVAPPIDFESRVLMDGGIADPIPIMQSLKDGNQKNVVVLTRNRGYFKKRAGQNWYIKRKYKEFPGLIKAIENRHQVYNDTLQYLYDQEKQGNVFIISPNEKLTVGRVEKNKNKLMDLYRKGYQDAEKLKAPLQEFLA, encoded by the coding sequence ATGAACAATACAGGATTAGTATTAGAAGGTGGAGGCAGCAGAGGTGTTTTTACAGCAGGTGTTCTAAACTTCTTAATGGAGCAAGATATATACATACCGTACGTTATAGGTGTATCATCAGGGGCATGTAACGGATCCTCTTATATCTCCAGGCAATTAGAACGAAATAGGATGGTTAATATTGATTATGTCAGTCATCCAGATTATTTATCTTTACGTAATTGGGTTACAAAAAGGCAATTATTTGGAATGGATTTTTTGTTTGATACACTTCCGAATCAGCTGGTTCCATTCGATTATCAGACGTTTCAAGCAGCAAAAGAAGAATTTGTTGTTGGAACAACGGATTGTTTAACTGGAGAACCTGTCTTTTATAGTAAAACCGATTATGCCCAGGATATGATGACGGTGATCCGTGCATCTAGTTCCCTTCCTGTTGTAGCACCTCCGATTGATTTTGAGAGTCGAGTATTAATGGATGGTGGGATAGCCGATCCGATTCCTATCATGCAATCGTTAAAGGATGGCAATCAAAAGAATGTTGTCGTGCTGACAAGGAATCGCGGCTATTTTAAGAAGCGTGCAGGTCAAAACTGGTACATAAAGCGAAAGTACAAAGAATTCCCTGGATTGATTAAGGCGATTGAGAATCGTCATCAGGTATACAATGACACACTTCAGTATTTATATGATCAAGAAAAACAGGGAAATGTTTTTATTATTTCTCCAAATGAGAAATTAACAGTGGGCAGGGTAGAAAAGAATAAAAATAAATTGATGGATTTATACAGGAAAGGCTATCAGGATGCAGAGAAACTGAAAGCCCCTTTACAAGAATTTTTAGCTTAG
- a CDS encoding HAD family hydrolase, producing MKTIIFDVDDTLYDQSLSFHHTFRKIIASDYSYDELDQIYRRSREYSEILFDKSEAGEISVHQWQTGRIIKACQDFNIVIDQAQAASFHQQYKKEQAAIQLFPEMEKLIRNLKKSGKQLAILTNGDPEHQTMKIKQLGLEQWIPTDHIFISGSYGVAKPKPEIFQVVEQALGCHPVDTVYIGDSFEKDVIGAKYMGWKAIWMNHRKRTVANTVYQPDHVIHHASELLAYFQVAH from the coding sequence ATGAAGACTATTATATTTGATGTGGATGATACGTTATATGATCAGTCCTTATCGTTTCATCATACATTTCGCAAGATTATAGCTAGCGATTACTCCTACGATGAATTGGATCAAATTTATCGTCGCAGCAGGGAGTATAGTGAAATTTTGTTTGACAAGAGTGAAGCAGGAGAAATTTCTGTCCATCAATGGCAGACAGGTAGAATTATCAAGGCCTGTCAGGATTTTAATATTGTCATCGATCAGGCACAGGCAGCGAGCTTTCACCAACAATATAAAAAAGAACAAGCAGCGATTCAACTGTTTCCAGAAATGGAGAAGTTGATTCGTAATTTAAAAAAGTCCGGTAAACAATTAGCGATATTAACCAACGGCGATCCTGAGCATCAGACTATGAAAATAAAGCAATTAGGTTTGGAGCAGTGGATTCCAACTGATCACATTTTCATTTCTGGAAGCTATGGTGTGGCAAAACCGAAGCCGGAGATTTTTCAGGTAGTAGAGCAGGCCCTTGGTTGTCATCCAGTCGATACAGTGTACATTGGTGATTCCTTTGAAAAAGATGTGATAGGCGCAAAGTATATGGGCTGGAAAGCTATCTGGATGAATCATCGTAAGCGGACCGTTGCGAATACTGTATATCAACCAGATCATGTAATACATCATGCCAGCGAGTTACTAGCCTACTTTCAAGTAGCACATTAA